From Pseudothermotoga thermarum DSM 5069, a single genomic window includes:
- a CDS encoding cation-translocating P-type ATPase, whose amino-acid sequence MDVSEILKHFSTDLQNGLSSQEAKRMLEQYGPNELEEGKRRTIFQMFLSQFANFLIIILLAAAVISLLFGETVDAILIMAIVVLNVIISTIQEAKAEKSLALLKKMAAPTAKVIRDGVVQTVPSREIVPGDVVILEAGNYVPADGRVVEAVNLSTSEAALTGESQPVEKIVQAIDEENLPIGDRKNMVYSGTIVSRGRGKAIVTATGNETEIGKIAKALSQMEETKTPLQVNLEKLGKQIGIIILAICAIVFIVGTLEGNPVLEMFLTAVSLAVAAVPEGLPAVVTIVLALGMYNMVKRHAIIRKLQAVEALGSVNVRGLNRNRVHPEINR is encoded by the coding sequence ATGGACGTTTCCGAGATTTTAAAGCATTTTTCCACCGATCTGCAGAATGGACTTTCCAGCCAAGAAGCAAAAAGAATGTTAGAACAATACGGTCCCAACGAACTTGAGGAAGGAAAAAGAAGAACAATTTTTCAAATGTTTCTTTCCCAGTTTGCGAACTTTCTCATAATCATACTTTTGGCGGCAGCAGTGATTTCGCTTTTGTTTGGAGAAACGGTGGATGCAATTTTGATAATGGCAATAGTCGTTTTGAATGTGATAATCAGCACTATTCAAGAAGCAAAGGCAGAAAAATCCTTGGCCTTGCTCAAGAAAATGGCAGCTCCGACGGCCAAAGTCATAAGAGATGGCGTAGTTCAAACTGTTCCATCCAGGGAAATTGTTCCAGGTGACGTTGTCATCCTTGAAGCAGGAAACTACGTTCCAGCGGATGGAAGAGTTGTAGAAGCCGTGAATTTGTCGACCAGTGAAGCAGCTTTAACCGGTGAATCTCAACCTGTAGAAAAAATCGTTCAAGCGATCGATGAAGAAAATCTGCCGATTGGCGACAGGAAAAACATGGTTTACTCTGGAACGATTGTGAGCAGGGGAAGAGGCAAAGCTATTGTTACAGCCACCGGAAACGAGACGGAGATAGGAAAAATAGCAAAAGCGCTTTCACAGATGGAAGAAACAAAAACACCGCTGCAAGTTAACTTGGAAAAGCTTGGAAAACAAATAGGAATAATCATCCTTGCCATATGTGCCATTGTGTTTATCGTTGGGACTTTGGAAGGTAATCCCGTTCTTGAGATGTTTTTGACCGCCGTTAGCCTTGCCGTCGCCGCAGTTCCAGAAGGTTTACCAGCTGTGGTTACAATCGTTCTTGCACTTGGAATGTACAACATGGTGAAACGCCATGCGATAATAAGAAAACTTCAAGCTGTTGAAGCATTGGGTTCTGTTAACGTCAGAGGACTTAACAGGAACAGAGTTCATCCAGAGATTAATCGATAA